In Terriglobales bacterium, a single genomic region encodes these proteins:
- a CDS encoding redoxin domain-containing protein, translating to MKRTGALFLLPGGSLGLEPRQHISVHREGLASRIFLRAAAHLTACMRRHAAALAAVLLLAFAGPCPAQVVEVLRAAPEFPKNAVWLDAGVPHTVEGYRGKVVLVDFWEYTCINCIRDFAVVKRWYRKYHAYGFEVIGVHYGEFPMGFNVENVRRAAARFRLPWPVVADLKGSIWNAYDSNNWPNRYLIDPKGEIVLQVIGETGDRELENRIRGLLAKAHPEVEKVPLDADPDTFGGRCGYPTQETYIGFANGRGAVENPHAYSKLGQVQEFAATRPPSDGGVVLAGRWQTLPEGVTSAAADASAYALHKYHARSLYAVLSAADPAKPVRVELLQDGSPLAKEDAGADVRFDAKGAYLEVGEPRMYDLVKNRAFGQHILALKPQGPGFTLLSFTYGNDCQQEFEER from the coding sequence ATGAAGAGGACCGGCGCGCTGTTCCTTCTCCCGGGCGGCAGCCTGGGCCTGGAGCCGCGGCAGCACATCAGCGTCCATCGCGAGGGCCTCGCGAGCCGCATCTTCTTGAGAGCCGCCGCGCATCTCACAGCCTGTATGCGGAGACACGCCGCCGCGCTCGCCGCTGTCCTGCTCCTGGCTTTCGCCGGACCCTGCCCCGCCCAGGTGGTCGAGGTGCTCCGCGCCGCCCCGGAATTCCCCAAGAACGCGGTGTGGCTGGATGCCGGCGTCCCCCACACCGTCGAGGGCTACCGGGGCAAGGTGGTGCTGGTGGACTTCTGGGAGTACACCTGCATCAACTGCATCCGCGACTTCGCCGTGGTCAAGCGCTGGTACCGCAAGTACCATGCCTACGGCTTCGAGGTCATCGGGGTGCACTACGGCGAGTTCCCCATGGGCTTTAATGTGGAGAACGTGCGGCGGGCCGCCGCCCGCTTCCGCCTGCCCTGGCCGGTGGTGGCCGACCTCAAGGGCTCGATCTGGAACGCCTACGACTCCAACAACTGGCCCAACCGCTACCTCATCGATCCCAAAGGCGAGATCGTGCTGCAGGTGATCGGCGAGACCGGCGACCGTGAACTGGAGAACCGCATCCGCGGGCTGCTGGCCAAAGCGCATCCCGAGGTGGAGAAGGTCCCGCTCGACGCCGATCCCGATACCTTCGGCGGGCGCTGCGGCTATCCCACCCAGGAGACCTACATCGGCTTCGCCAACGGCCGCGGCGCGGTGGAGAATCCCCACGCCTACAGCAAGCTGGGGCAGGTGCAGGAGTTCGCGGCTACGCGCCCGCCCAGCGACGGCGGGGTGGTGCTGGCGGGGCGCTGGCAGACGCTGCCGGAGGGCGTGACCTCGGCGGCGGCGGACGCCTCCGCCTACGCCCTGCACAAGTACCACGCGCGCTCGCTCTACGCCGTGCTCAGCGCCGCCGATCCCGCCAAGCCGGTGCGCGTGGAGCTGCTGCAGGACGGCAGCCCGCTGGCCAAGGAAGATGCCGGGGCGGACGTGCGCTTCGACGCCAAGGGTGCGTACCTGGAGGTGGGGGAGCCGCGCATGTACGACCTGGTGAAGAACCGTGCCTTCGGCCAGCACATCCTCGCGCTGAAGCCCCAGGGCCCGGGCTTCACTCTGCTCTCCTTCACCTACGGCAACGACTGCCAGCAGGAGTTCGAGGAGCGCTAG
- the selD gene encoding selenide, water dikinase SelD: protein MADGKPQRLTETVKAAGUASKLSPAVLDAVLGRLARQQDPNVLIGFDKADDAGVYKLSGDLALVQTVDFFTPIVDDAYTFGQIAAVNSLSDVYAMGGRPLSALALVCFPEKGDVAVLEQVLAGGLSKMMEAGCTIIGGHSIRDEELKFGYAVTGLVHPGRVLANAGARAGDRLLLTKALGTGVISTAIKKDQAAPEWVAAATASMTTLNRVAAEALAHFEVHALTDITGFGLIGHAREMALASSVSLRLDAARVPLLPGALECARAGFIPGGLKANREFAECLVSYEGAVPEDVKNLLFDPQTAGGLLIAVAAKDAAALGKALREAGVTPAEIGEVLPPGKPVIRVAG from the coding sequence ATGGCCGACGGCAAGCCCCAGCGCCTGACGGAGACGGTGAAAGCGGCGGGTTGAGCTTCCAAGCTGAGTCCAGCGGTGCTGGACGCGGTGCTTGGGAGATTAGCCCGGCAGCAGGATCCCAACGTGCTCATCGGCTTCGACAAAGCCGACGACGCCGGGGTGTACAAGCTTTCCGGCGACCTGGCCCTGGTGCAGACGGTGGACTTCTTCACGCCTATCGTGGACGACGCCTACACCTTCGGCCAGATCGCCGCCGTCAACTCGCTGAGCGACGTCTATGCCATGGGCGGGCGGCCGCTCAGCGCTCTCGCCCTGGTCTGCTTTCCCGAGAAGGGTGACGTGGCGGTACTCGAGCAGGTGCTGGCCGGCGGGCTCTCTAAGATGATGGAGGCGGGCTGCACCATCATCGGCGGACACAGCATCCGCGACGAGGAACTGAAGTTCGGCTATGCCGTGACCGGGCTGGTGCATCCCGGCAGAGTGCTGGCCAACGCGGGCGCGCGCGCCGGCGACCGCCTGCTGCTCACCAAGGCCCTGGGCACGGGCGTGATCTCCACCGCCATCAAGAAAGACCAGGCCGCGCCGGAGTGGGTCGCCGCTGCCACCGCCTCCATGACCACACTGAATCGCGTCGCCGCCGAGGCGCTCGCCCACTTCGAAGTGCACGCCCTCACCGACATCACCGGCTTCGGCCTGATCGGGCACGCGCGCGAGATGGCGCTGGCCTCGAGCGTCAGCCTGCGTCTGGACGCCGCCCGGGTGCCGCTGCTCCCGGGCGCGCTGGAGTGCGCCCGCGCCGGTTTTATCCCCGGCGGACTCAAGGCCAACCGCGAATTCGCCGAGTGCCTGGTGAGCTACGAAGGCGCGGTCCCGGAGGACGTCAAGAACCTGCTCTTCGATCCTCAGACCGCGGGCGGGCTGCTGATCGCGGTGGCGGCCAAGGACGCCGCCGCACTGGGCAAAGCCCTGCGCGAGGCCGGCGTGACCCCCGCCGAGATCGGCGAGGTCCTGCCTCCGGGCAAGCCCGTGATCCGCGTGGCCGGCTAG
- a CDS encoding TldD/PmbA family protein — MLTADQQVGTGLKELAADVVRRALAGGATAAEAVVREGDEFSAVVRLGEVEKLKESGSRILGVRVFFGRRAASTYSSDFSRAGLEQMVGAALALARVTSEDPHAGLPEPAELGQLAGDLDLYHEDVYSLSGEQRIDYARRAERAALDADPRIQNSEGGSFDAATGRRALANSLGFAGEYRRSYCQVTAVPVARGEDGSLQRDYWFAVARALARLEPPEQVGKVAAQRALRRLGARKIKTARVPVVFDPITAEALLGYLAEAVNGDAIYRGASFLAGKLGERVAGENVTVIDDGTLPGGFGSEPFDGEGVPTRRTMVLERGVLKSYLLNTYTARKLGLRTTGNARRGLAGTPGISCGNFFLEKGSKTPQQILTDVKEGLYLTDFLGFGVNLVTGDFSRGASGLWIVNGEPAFPVEEITVAGNLRDMLQNVAEIGNDLEFRGAVAAPTLRIEGLTVAGA; from the coding sequence ATGCTGACGGCTGACCAACAAGTCGGGACCGGCCTGAAAGAACTCGCCGCCGACGTCGTGCGCCGCGCCTTGGCGGGCGGGGCCACGGCGGCGGAGGCCGTGGTACGCGAGGGCGACGAGTTCTCCGCCGTGGTTCGCCTGGGCGAGGTGGAGAAGCTCAAGGAATCGGGCTCGCGCATCCTGGGAGTACGAGTGTTCTTCGGCCGGCGTGCCGCCAGCACCTATTCCAGCGACTTCTCGCGCGCAGGCCTCGAGCAGATGGTGGGCGCGGCGCTGGCGCTCGCCCGCGTCACCTCGGAAGACCCGCACGCCGGGTTGCCCGAGCCGGCGGAACTGGGTCAGCTTGCCGGCGACCTCGACCTCTATCACGAAGACGTCTACTCACTTTCCGGCGAGCAGCGCATCGACTACGCGCGGCGCGCGGAGCGGGCCGCGCTCGACGCCGACCCGCGCATCCAGAACTCCGAGGGCGGCTCCTTCGACGCCGCCACCGGCCGCCGCGCCCTGGCCAACTCGCTGGGCTTCGCCGGCGAGTACCGCCGCTCCTACTGCCAGGTGACGGCGGTGCCGGTGGCCCGCGGCGAAGACGGTTCGCTGCAGCGGGACTACTGGTTCGCGGTAGCGCGCGCGCTGGCCCGGCTGGAGCCGCCCGAGCAGGTCGGCAAGGTGGCGGCCCAGCGCGCGCTGCGCCGCCTGGGGGCGCGCAAGATCAAGACCGCGCGCGTGCCCGTGGTCTTCGATCCCATCACCGCCGAGGCCCTCCTCGGCTACCTGGCCGAGGCCGTCAACGGCGACGCCATCTACCGCGGCGCCTCCTTCCTGGCCGGCAAGCTGGGCGAGCGCGTCGCCGGCGAGAACGTCACCGTCATCGACGACGGCACCCTGCCCGGCGGCTTCGGCAGCGAGCCCTTCGACGGCGAAGGCGTGCCCACGCGCCGCACCATGGTCCTCGAGCGCGGCGTCCTGAAGTCCTACCTGCTGAACACCTACACCGCGCGCAAGCTGGGCTTGCGGACCACCGGCAACGCCAGGCGCGGCCTGGCCGGGACCCCCGGCATCAGTTGCGGCAACTTCTTCCTGGAGAAGGGAAGCAAGACCCCGCAGCAGATCCTGACGGACGTGAAGGAAGGGCTCTACCTGACCGATTTCCTGGGCTTCGGTGTCAATCTGGTCACGGGAGACTTCTCCCGCGGGGCCAGCGGGCTGTGGATCGTGAACGGCGAGCCCGCCTTCCCGGTGGAGGAGATCACCGTGGCCGGCAACCTCCGCGACATGCTGCAGAACGTCGCTGAGATCGGCAACGACCTGGAGTTCCGCGGCGCCGTGGCCGCACCCACCCTGCGCATCGAGGGCCTGACCGTTGCCGGGGCGTAG